Proteins from a genomic interval of Amphiura filiformis chromosome 9, Afil_fr2py, whole genome shotgun sequence:
- the LOC140160724 gene encoding histone deacetylase complex subunit SAP30L-like → MNGFSTEDDSRDSGHGQICCLVEEGQRCSRPAGNACYSKRIAKTVQQRKLKLNIDHSVRHIYICDYHKGVIQSVRKRKKRDSDDETGGSPDHDIDMPEIDLFQLQVNTLRRYKRHYKLQTKPGLNKAQLAETVGRHFRTIPVIEKEALTYFIYMVKNNKSRFDQKHDSHS, encoded by the exons ATGAATGGTTTTAGCACAGAGGATGACAGTCGGGATTCCGGTCATGGTCAGATATGTTGCCTAGTAGAAGAAGGTCAACGTTGTTCAAGACCCGCTGGCAATGCATGCTATAGCAAACGTATTGCTAAGACTGTACAGCAGAGGAAACTCAAACTTAACATTGACCACAGT GTGCGGCACATCTACATATGCGACTACCACAAAGGTGTCATACAGAGTGTGCGTAAGAGGAAGAAACGTGACAGCGATGACGAAACAGGAGGATCACCAGACCATGATATTGATATGCCAGAG ATTGATCTGTTTCAACTTCAAGTGAATACACTGAGAAGATACAAACGTCATTACAAGCTGCAGACAAAGCCAGGCCTGAACAAAGCACAACTTGCAGAG ACTGTTGGCCGCCACTTCAGAACCATTCCCGTCATCGAAAAAGAGGCACTGACATATTTCATCTACATGGTAAAGAACAATAAGAGCAGATTTGATCAGAAGCATGACAGTCACAGCTAA